One genomic segment of Cerasicoccus sp. TK19100 includes these proteins:
- a CDS encoding alpha/beta hydrolase, with the protein MIRCLFALTLYALIAARTACADPIPFKADVAYGPHELQKIDIYKPEGKGPFPFVMDIHGGGWWNGDKKLSDSHVKRYTDAGIAVVGVNYRMLHAAHREGVYPPVQACLDDIKYALQFVRNHANEWDLDKNAVGLTGVSAGGFSALWLGLSDDMADPEATDPVLRESTRVLAIGVRDAQTSIDPIQMRDWVGPELKYGGHAFGMNEKDFEGFLAKRSKFEKYFPSMSPAELISSDDPAIFMKYKFSPDEKKKGGNFYVHSPSFGIEFKKLADSKGVECYVQHPDQDVHQYIDQYDFVLKKLIENKR; encoded by the coding sequence ATGATTAGATGTCTTTTTGCCCTAACCCTCTATGCTCTCATTGCGGCAAGAACGGCGTGCGCCGATCCAATTCCATTCAAGGCCGACGTTGCCTACGGTCCACACGAATTGCAAAAAATAGATATTTATAAGCCTGAAGGCAAAGGCCCGTTTCCCTTTGTCATGGATATTCATGGCGGTGGTTGGTGGAACGGCGACAAGAAACTATCGGATTCACATGTTAAGAGGTATACTGATGCTGGAATTGCTGTAGTAGGAGTCAATTATCGAATGCTGCACGCAGCCCATCGCGAAGGCGTGTATCCGCCAGTTCAAGCATGCCTCGATGACATCAAATATGCCTTACAATTCGTTCGCAATCACGCCAACGAATGGGATCTAGACAAAAACGCAGTGGGACTTACTGGAGTCTCAGCAGGAGGATTCTCAGCACTCTGGCTTGGTCTCTCAGATGACATGGCGGATCCAGAGGCAACCGATCCTGTTCTTAGAGAATCAACGCGAGTGCTGGCAATAGGCGTCCGTGATGCACAAACTTCGATCGATCCAATACAAATGCGTGATTGGGTTGGGCCAGAACTAAAGTATGGTGGTCATGCTTTTGGCATGAACGAAAAAGACTTTGAGGGCTTTCTGGCAAAACGCAGCAAGTTTGAAAAATATTTTCCTAGCATGTCACCCGCGGAACTAATTTCCAGTGATGATCCTGCAATATTCATGAAGTATAAGTTTAGCCCAGATGAGAAAAAGAAAGGTGGAAACTTTTACGTTCATAGTCCCAGTTTCGGCATTGAATTTAAAAAACTAGCAGATTCAAAAGGAGTAGAATGCTATGTGCAGCACCCCGATCAAGATGTCCACCAATACATCGACCAATACGACTTTGTTCTGAAGAAATTGATAGAAAACAAGCGTTAG
- a CDS encoding vWA domain-containing protein — protein MAKPAPNKVRIRSKSLIKVLVISLLAHVAILLTIGGVVIFSAATQDSVEFEAPTAIPEQPPQVPIQIKINSNPTPPKKVIAAPAVSVIDISDIEVPTISQNSRVAFGTGELGGNWSTIEAKMPDIDFFGVKTSSQSIVFVMDISGSMIGDERGPEGFKIVADEILKVLQSMSDNGSQTKFNIIGFAGGVETLSGSVREINEATIQRTKNWLRRMDPAKALKRDQTFDSIDWNKYQDGLHAGTRTDLALKKAFSMNPEQIILLSDGEPTGVSVDEILMLTAKLQEKQPNPVKINTISYRSKDGRSFMNALASRNSGEYLAVE, from the coding sequence ATGGCTAAACCAGCCCCAAATAAAGTGCGGATTCGAAGCAAGTCGCTAATCAAGGTTCTTGTGATCAGTCTCTTGGCACACGTTGCTATCTTGTTAACAATCGGCGGAGTGGTTATCTTCAGTGCAGCTACTCAAGATTCAGTAGAATTTGAAGCCCCAACAGCAATTCCTGAACAGCCGCCTCAGGTGCCCATTCAAATTAAAATTAATTCCAATCCCACACCTCCGAAAAAGGTAATAGCCGCCCCCGCGGTATCCGTGATCGATATATCAGACATTGAGGTGCCGACCATAAGCCAGAACAGCCGCGTGGCCTTTGGAACTGGTGAGCTAGGAGGTAATTGGTCTACGATTGAAGCCAAAATGCCAGATATAGACTTTTTTGGAGTCAAAACATCGAGCCAGAGTATCGTCTTCGTAATGGATATATCGGGAAGCATGATTGGAGATGAACGCGGGCCGGAGGGATTTAAAATAGTCGCTGACGAAATTCTTAAAGTGCTCCAAAGCATGAGTGACAATGGCAGCCAAACGAAGTTCAACATCATTGGATTTGCCGGAGGAGTAGAAACGCTTAGCGGCAGCGTTAGGGAAATCAACGAGGCTACTATTCAACGAACTAAAAACTGGCTTAGACGTATGGACCCCGCAAAAGCACTGAAAAGGGACCAGACTTTTGATAGCATCGATTGGAATAAATACCAGGATGGCCTGCATGCTGGCACGCGTACCGATTTAGCCTTGAAAAAAGCGTTCTCAATGAACCCAGAGCAGATCATCCTCTTATCTGATGGCGAACCGACAGGAGTTAGCGTTGATGAAATTTTGATGCTGACCGCAAAACTTCAGGAGAAACAACCCAATCCTGTTAAAATCAACACCATCTCTTACCGGAGTAAAGATGGTCGGTCATTCATGAATGCATTGGCAAGTCGTAACAGTGGCGAATACCTCGCTGTCGAATAA